CACTTACGACGACGTCGTGGTCATCGGCCCGGACGGCGTCGTTGGCAATCAATTCCGCTACCCTGATGAATGTGTCCGCCACAAGATTCTCGACCTGATCGGCGATCTTTATCTGGCCGGCCGGCCCCTTCATGGAAAGATACTCGCCCGCAAGAGCGGTCACGCACTGAATCATGAGCTTGTCCGCAAGCTGTTAGAGGGCATCGAACGGGCAGAACGATCTAACCGACTTCGCACTGTCACCGAGATGGACGCCGTTCAGCTCCGGCGAGTATTGCCCCACCGATACCCCTTCCTGCTCGTAGACCGTGTCGTTGAAATGGATTCCGATCGCCGGGCCGTCGGCATCAAAAACGTCTCGATCAACGAGCCCTTTTTCCAGGGGCACTTTCCGACCCAGCCCATCATGCCGGGAGTCCTCATTATTGAGGCCATGGCCCAGCTTTCCGGCATCCTGCTGGCCCAGAAGCTGGAACACACCGGGAAAGTCGCGGTCCTGCTGTCCATGGACCATGTGAAATTCCGTAAAGCCGTGCTCCCGGGCGACCAGTTGGTTTTGGAGGCCCGAACGGTTAGAGTCAAATCCCGTACCGGCCATGTCCGGTGCACCGCCTCGGTCGGCGAAAGCCTCGTGGCTCAGGCGGAAATAAAGTTTATGATGGTCGATGCGGAACCGGCCTAACGCCTGACACCGCCGACGGGTCTATTCTGCAGCCCCGGTGAGGCGGCAGGAATCGGAGGGCGTTAGGGATTGTGACCTCGCCCAATTCAGGATTGCTCGATGCCCAAGATCGCACCCAGTGCGACAGTTGATCCCAAGGCGGAGCTGGCCGAAGACGTAGAGATCGGCCCGGGTTGCTATGTCGGTCCGAAAGTCACAATCGGCCGCGGCACTGTCCTGATGCCTAATGCGACGATCCTCGGTTGCACGAGTATCGGCGAGGGCAATATCTTTTATCCGGCCACCGTCATCGGCGCTGCCCCGCAGGACCTCAAGTACAAGGGCACCGACACCCAGCTCATCATCGGCGATCACAACATCTTCCGCGAAGGCGTCACCGCCCACACCGGCACCGAAGTCGCCGGTGGTCACACAAAGGTCGGCAGCCACAATCAGTTCCAGGTCGGCACCCACCTCGCCCACGACGTCATCGTCGGCGACCACTGCATCCTGTCGAATCAGGTCCAAGTCGCCGGCCACGTCCAGATCGAAAGCAACGTCACCATCAGCGGCCTCGTCGGCATCCAGCAGTTTGTCACCATCGGCCGCTATTCGTTCATCACCGGCATGGCCCGCTGCACCATGGACGCACCGCCCTACATGATCTACGGCTTTGAAGGCTCCATTCAGGGCGTCAACGTCAAGGGCCTGGGCCGCTGGGGCTTCCAGGAAAGCGCCATTCAGCAACTCCGCGACGTCTATAAGAAGCTCTTCCCCCGCAAGGGTCAGGCGGTCAACACTTACAGCCTGCGTACGCTTTACGGTCTATTGCCCTCCGGCAAGAAGGACGACCGAAACGGCTCCGTCACACTTGCCCGCCGCCTCAGCGACGTCGACAGCATGACCAACCTCGACGAGCACTGCCGCTACCTCATCGACTTCGTGAAGCGCTCCATCCACAGCGGCGTCCACGGCCGCTATCTCGAATCCTGCCGCCGCGATGGCAACGGAGAACGCCCCGCCTTCTACGCCGGTAACGGGGGCAACGGCCGGTGACCGATTCTCCCATCCGCACTGCCGTCGTCGGCGTCGGGCACATGGGACGTCACCATGCCCGGCTCTACCAGGAGATGCCGCAGTCGCAGCTCGTCGCCGTCGTCGACCTGAACAAGGACCGCGCCGCGGAGATCGCCGGTAAGCATGGCGCGACCGCCCTCTCCAGCATTGACGAATTGCCGAATGATGTCCGCGCCGTCACCGTCGCGGTTCCCACGATTCACCACCGCGCAATCGCCGAAAAGCTGCTCCGCCGCGGCATGGCCGTCCTCGTCGAAAAGCCCATCGCCGACACCGTCGCCGACGCCGAGGCGATGATGAACTGCGCGAAAGAGACCGGCTCGATTCTCACCGTGGGTCACACCGAGCGGTTCAACCCCGTCGTCCGCGCCATCCAGCGGCTCGACATCCGCCCCAAGTACATCGAGAGCCAGCGGATCAGCCCGTTTCGCTTCCGATCGGCCGACATCGGGGTCGTCGCCGACATGATGATCCACGACATTGACATCATTCTGCACCTGGTCCGCTCCAAGCCCGTTCAGGTCGACGCCGTGGGCGTCAATGTGCTGGCGAAATACGAAGACGTGGCCAATGCCCGGGTGGTGTTTGAGAACGGCGCCGTGGCGAATCTCGTCGCTTCGCGCCTGGCGCTGAAGACCGACCGCCGGCTGCGGGTTTTCTCCGAGACGGCTTACCTGTCGCTCGATTATCAGCGGAAGAACGGCATCGTCGTGACCCGCGATGCAAATCTCGACGTGCTCTCGCTCGCCAAGGACAAGAAACTCGAAGACCTCGCCCAGATGGCCGACCTCGACTTCGGTCAGCTCGTCAAGGTCGAGCCGCTGATCGTGGATGACGTGGAGCCGCTCCGTGCGGAGCTGGAGGCCTTCCTCGACAGCGTCGCCACCGGCAAGCCCCCCGCCGTCAGCGCCGAGGACGGCGTCGACGCCGTCCGCCTCGCCGGACAGATCGTCAGCGCCATCAGTTCCCACCGCTGGAGCTAGGACGCTTCACATCCCAGAACGTACTCCGGTTCGCCACTCAGTGCGGAAAAGAAACGTCCCCTGGAACCGCGCCGACGCACGCCTCCAGGGGACGATTTAATTGCTTCACAGGCCCTACTTCAGGAACAAAAGCTCCCGGTAGGACGGCAGCGGCCAAAGATCCGCCGACACGTGATTCTCCAGCTCATCACCGGCGGACCGCAGCACCTCCATCAGCGGGATGATCTTTTCCTTCATGTACGTCGCGTGCTCGAGCGGGTCGTGCGACTCAAGATTGTCCGCCTCGGCCAGCCCTTCCAGCGTCGTGGTGAATTGCCGCACCTTCTCGCTGAAATGCTGGAGCATCGCCAGCCGTTCCTTGTGATCCGCACCTGCGTTCTTGAGCGCGGCGACCGCCTCACCCAGCCGGGTCTCGTGGGCAATCGCGGCCGGCAGAATCATTTGCCGCCCCATCATCACCATCGTCTCCGACTCGATCAGAATCTGCTTGGTGTATTTCTCAAGATAGGCGGTGACGCGGCTCTGCAACTCCTGCCTGTTGAGCACCTGATACTTTTCAAAAATCTGAATGGACTTCTCCGTTCCCAGCTTCGGAATCGCCGCGACGCAGTCGCGCAGGTTGGGCAGTCCGCGACGTTCCGCCTCGGCATGCCACTCCGCGGCGTATCCGTCGCCGTTGAAGATCACGCGTTTGTGCTGCTTGATCATCTGTTGCAACAAGCTGCGGGCCGCCGCCATCAGCTTCTCTTTCGGCGGATTGGCGCCGACTTCCTTCTCGAGATGTGTCGCAACGTAGTCGAGCGACTCGGCGACGATGGTGTTCATCACGGTATTGGGCCATGCCGACGTCGCGGATGAGCCGACCGCCCGGAATTCAAACTTGTTGCCGGTGAAGGCGAATGGCGACGTTCGGTTTCGATCAGCCGAATCCCGCGGGAGCTGCGGCAGGGTCATGGCGCCCAGGTCCATCGCGCCGCCCTTGATGGTCCGGCTCAACTCGCCCTTCTCCAATTGCTCGACGATATCGGTGAGCATCTCGCCCAGGAAGATCGAGATGATCGCCGGCGGGGCCTCGTTGGCGCCGAGTCGGTGATCGTTCCCCGCCGAGGCGATCGCCGCTCGGAGAAGCTCCGCATTCATATCCACGGCCCGGATCACCGCGCACAGGTAGACGAGAAACTCCATGTTCGTATGCGTGTCCTCGCGCGGGTCGAGCAGGTTCACGCGGGTGTCCGTGGTCATGGACCAGTTGTTATGCTTGCCGGACCCGTTGAGGCCCAGGAACGGCTTCTCGTGCAGGATCGCGTGCATCTCGTAGCGCGGCGCCACCCGCTTGATCGCCTCCATCATCAGCATCTGGTGGTCGCAGGCCACGTTGGAGGTCTCAAAGGTCGGGGCGATCTCGAACTGTCCCGGCGCGACCTCGTTGTGACGCGTCTTGACCGGGATGCCCATGCGATAGAGCTCGTACTCAAGCTCGGCCATGAAAGCCAGCACGCGCGGCGGGATCGAACCGAAGTAGTGGTCCTCCAGTTGTTGCCCCTTCGGAGGCCGCGCCCCGAACAAGGTGCGATCGCAGGAAACCAGGTCCGGCCGGGCGTAGTACAAATGCCGATCGATCAGGAAATACTCCTGTTCGGGGCCGACCGTGGTCAAAACGCGCTGCACGCCCCTGTCGGTTCCGAAGAGGCGCAGAACGCGCATCGCCTGCTTCGATAGAGCGTCCATCGATCGCAGGAGCGGCGTCTTCTGATCGAGCGCGGCGCCGGTCCAGGAGACGAAGGCGGTCGGGATACACAGGGTGACCGTGTTATGCCCGCGCACGAGGAAGGCTGGACTCGTCGCGTCCCATGCCGTGTAGCCGCGCGCTTCAAAGGTTGCCCGCAATCCGCCCGACGGAAAGCTCGATGCGTCCGGCTCGCTCTGGCACAGGCTGCTTCCGGACAGGGCGTAGATCATCTCGCCGTCCTTCTCCAGCTCGACCAGGGAATCGTGCTTTTCGGCGGTCAGACCGGTGAGCGGCTGAAACCAGTGCGTGTAGTGCGTCGCGCCATGTTCGACGGCCCAATCCTTCATTTCGGCCGCGACGACCTCGGCCACCTGGGCGTCCAGCGGCTCGCCCAGCTCGATCGTCCGCATCAGGCGCTTATAGATGTCCTTGGAAAGCCGCCGCCGCATGGTTCGTTGATTGAACACATCGCAGGCGAAATATTTGTCAATCTGGGTGGA
This genomic stretch from Planctomycetia bacterium harbors:
- a CDS encoding glutamine synthetase III produces the protein MDHASVRRAAVAAATTWTHPPNRLDGCAISTQIDKYFACDVFNQRTMRRRLSKDIYKRLMRTIELGEPLDAQVAEVVAAEMKDWAVEHGATHYTHWFQPLTGLTAEKHDSLVELEKDGEMIYALSGSSLCQSEPDASSFPSGGLRATFEARGYTAWDATSPAFLVRGHNTVTLCIPTAFVSWTGAALDQKTPLLRSMDALSKQAMRVLRLFGTDRGVQRVLTTVGPEQEYFLIDRHLYYARPDLVSCDRTLFGARPPKGQQLEDHYFGSIPPRVLAFMAELEYELYRMGIPVKTRHNEVAPGQFEIAPTFETSNVACDHQMLMMEAIKRVAPRYEMHAILHEKPFLGLNGSGKHNNWSMTTDTRVNLLDPREDTHTNMEFLVYLCAVIRAVDMNAELLRAAIASAGNDHRLGANEAPPAIISIFLGEMLTDIVEQLEKGELSRTIKGGAMDLGAMTLPQLPRDSADRNRTSPFAFTGNKFEFRAVGSSATSAWPNTVMNTIVAESLDYVATHLEKEVGANPPKEKLMAAARSLLQQMIKQHKRVIFNGDGYAAEWHAEAERRGLPNLRDCVAAIPKLGTEKSIQIFEKYQVLNRQELQSRVTAYLEKYTKQILIESETMVMMGRQMILPAAIAHETRLGEAVAALKNAGADHKERLAMLQHFSEKVRQFTTTLEGLAEADNLESHDPLEHATYMKEKIIPLMEVLRSAGDELENHVSADLWPLPSYRELLFLK
- the lpxA gene encoding acyl-ACP--UDP-N-acetylglucosamine O-acyltransferase, giving the protein MPKIAPSATVDPKAELAEDVEIGPGCYVGPKVTIGRGTVLMPNATILGCTSIGEGNIFYPATVIGAAPQDLKYKGTDTQLIIGDHNIFREGVTAHTGTEVAGGHTKVGSHNQFQVGTHLAHDVIVGDHCILSNQVQVAGHVQIESNVTISGLVGIQQFVTIGRYSFITGMARCTMDAPPYMIYGFEGSIQGVNVKGLGRWGFQESAIQQLRDVYKKLFPRKGQAVNTYSLRTLYGLLPSGKKDDRNGSVTLARRLSDVDSMTNLDEHCRYLIDFVKRSIHSGVHGRYLESCRRDGNGERPAFYAGNGGNGR
- a CDS encoding Gfo/Idh/MocA family oxidoreductase encodes the protein MTDSPIRTAVVGVGHMGRHHARLYQEMPQSQLVAVVDLNKDRAAEIAGKHGATALSSIDELPNDVRAVTVAVPTIHHRAIAEKLLRRGMAVLVEKPIADTVADAEAMMNCAKETGSILTVGHTERFNPVVRAIQRLDIRPKYIESQRISPFRFRSADIGVVADMMIHDIDIILHLVRSKPVQVDAVGVNVLAKYEDVANARVVFENGAVANLVASRLALKTDRRLRVFSETAYLSLDYQRKNGIVVTRDANLDVLSLAKDKKLEDLAQMADLDFGQLVKVEPLIVDDVEPLRAELEAFLDSVATGKPPAVSAEDGVDAVRLAGQIVSAISSHRWS
- the lpxC gene encoding UDP-3-O-[3-hydroxymyristoyl] N-acetylglucosamine deacetylase: MKPQHTIQNAADISGRGLFTGEEVSVRFKPAPADHGIVFVRTDAPTPVRIKAHVSNVTKRARRTSLRNGTLAIETVEHCMAALHALGVDNAEIELSGGELPGCDGSSQFFVDAILQAGIVEQSAEQHPLVITQTVRVTEGDAELIAVPTDTHDLNIIYDLDYGPGGPLPRQIFPIRVSRESFLKEIAPARTFLFEKEAEQFRAAGLGQHLTYDDVVVIGPDGVVGNQFRYPDECVRHKILDLIGDLYLAGRPLHGKILARKSGHALNHELVRKLLEGIERAERSNRLRTVTEMDAVQLRRVLPHRYPFLLVDRVVEMDSDRRAVGIKNVSINEPFFQGHFPTQPIMPGVLIIEAMAQLSGILLAQKLEHTGKVAVLLSMDHVKFRKAVLPGDQLVLEARTVRVKSRTGHVRCTASVGESLVAQAEIKFMMVDAEPA